One Desulfobulbus propionicus DSM 2032 DNA segment encodes these proteins:
- the rfbB gene encoding dTDP-glucose 4,6-dehydratase, which translates to MAIFVTGGAGFIGSNFILEWLRHSDETVINLDTLTYAGNLENLASIANDSRYFFIKSDIGEFDHIAHLLSQHRPRAIINFAAESHVDRSIHGPEDFIQTNIVGTFRLLEATRAYWNNLSEEARENFRFLHISTDEVFGTLSPDAAAFNEQSQYAPNSPYSASKAASDHLLRAYHHTYGLPVLTTNCSNNYGPYQFPEKLIPLCIHNALAGKPLPLYGDGRQIRDWLYVMDHCAALRLVLAEGRPGEVYNIGGRNEKSNLEVVHTLCSILDELRPLAEGKRYRQQIIFVPDRPGHDRRYAINASKIERELKWRPSETFTSGIRKTVKWYLNNQDWVQNVTSGAYRDWVTRQYGA; encoded by the coding sequence ATGGCTATATTCGTTACCGGTGGTGCCGGTTTCATAGGAAGCAATTTTATTCTCGAATGGCTGCGCCACAGTGACGAAACGGTTATCAACCTGGACACCTTGACCTACGCCGGCAACCTGGAGAACCTGGCTTCGATCGCGAACGATTCCCGGTATTTTTTTATCAAGAGCGATATCGGCGAGTTTGACCACATCGCCCATTTGCTCAGTCAACATCGGCCACGGGCCATCATCAATTTCGCCGCCGAATCGCATGTCGACCGCAGTATTCATGGACCGGAAGACTTTATTCAGACCAACATCGTCGGAACCTTCCGTTTGCTTGAAGCGACGAGGGCCTATTGGAACAACCTCAGCGAAGAAGCTCGAGAAAACTTTCGCTTCCTCCACATCTCCACCGATGAAGTTTTCGGCACATTATCCCCCGATGCAGCCGCTTTCAACGAACAGAGTCAATATGCGCCCAACAGCCCATACTCCGCCAGCAAGGCCGCCAGCGACCACTTGCTCCGCGCCTACCACCACACCTACGGTCTTCCGGTATTGACCACCAACTGTTCCAATAACTATGGTCCCTATCAATTCCCCGAAAAATTGATTCCCCTGTGCATTCACAACGCACTGGCCGGAAAACCGCTCCCTCTGTATGGAGATGGTCGACAAATCCGGGACTGGCTCTATGTCATGGATCACTGCGCGGCACTCCGCCTTGTGCTGGCAGAAGGCCGACCGGGCGAAGTGTACAATATTGGCGGCCGGAACGAAAAATCCAATCTTGAGGTGGTCCATACCCTTTGTTCCATACTCGACGAACTTCGTCCGTTGGCAGAAGGAAAACGCTACCGCCAACAAATTATTTTTGTCCCCGATCGTCCTGGCCATGACCGCCGCTACGCCATCAACGCCAGCAAGATCGAACGAGAACTCAAGTGGAGGCCTTCCGAAACCTTTACAAGCGGTATCCGCAAAACCGTGAAGTGGTATTTGAACAATCAGGATTGGGTTCAAAATGTCACCAGCGGTGCCTATCGTGATTGGGTCACTCGGCAATACGGAGCATAA
- a CDS encoding flippase: MIQFVQQKYRQFVADRKFEEIFKGSAWALGARVIATALTFITSIVVARLYGADMLGVVAVIQSFLSLTTIFTVLGTHNAILRLIPEHLAKYSATSAYKIYCTTQSLVLVLSIAVGGILYFFSESIAVKIFAKPQLSSFFALAALFILFSAITQLNTQSVRGLRMIRTFAIMQVLPSFTKLVILLLLTFFYFPPEAPVYALLAALLISALTGFFVMNAAFKERMTSTDRVQVLSIRELLALSLPMLMTSAMTFLIGQTGVIMLGMFRTEAEVGHYDIAVKLATLTSFALNAINSMAAPKFSELFHGNRMEELFYVAKKSSQLIFWVTTPILVGLLACGYPLITLVYGTEFASAYGAMIFLIIGQFVHSISGSTGYFMNMTGNHLALRNIMLGAVILTITLNAVLIRPFGIIGAAISAMISIIYWNTATLLYIKKKFGKSIGYLPFLIR; this comes from the coding sequence GTGATCCAATTTGTTCAACAGAAGTATCGTCAATTTGTAGCGGATAGAAAGTTCGAGGAAATTTTCAAGGGGTCAGCGTGGGCTTTAGGGGCGCGCGTGATCGCCACCGCTCTTACCTTCATCACAAGCATAGTGGTAGCACGTCTTTATGGGGCGGACATGCTGGGGGTGGTTGCCGTGATCCAGTCTTTTCTTTCATTGACCACCATTTTCACTGTGCTTGGCACGCATAATGCGATTCTACGTCTCATCCCGGAACATCTCGCGAAATATTCCGCCACTTCAGCCTATAAAATATATTGCACCACGCAGTCTCTTGTGTTGGTGCTATCCATCGCCGTCGGGGGCATCCTGTATTTTTTTTCTGAGAGCATTGCCGTCAAAATATTTGCCAAACCGCAACTCTCCTCTTTTTTTGCCCTGGCGGCTCTTTTCATCCTTTTCTCCGCAATCACTCAACTGAACACACAGTCCGTACGCGGATTACGCATGATCCGAACCTTTGCGATCATGCAGGTCCTCCCTTCTTTTACAAAGCTTGTTATTCTACTTTTGCTCACTTTTTTTTATTTCCCCCCTGAAGCACCGGTTTACGCACTTCTCGCCGCACTCCTAATCTCGGCCTTGACAGGTTTTTTTGTCATGAATGCGGCATTCAAAGAGAGAATGACCAGTACTGACCGGGTGCAGGTTCTATCCATCAGGGAGTTACTCGCCCTTTCCCTCCCCATGCTGATGACATCGGCGATGACCTTTTTAATCGGTCAGACAGGCGTCATCATGCTCGGCATGTTTCGAACCGAGGCAGAGGTTGGTCACTACGACATTGCCGTCAAACTGGCCACTTTGACGTCGTTTGCCCTGAATGCCATCAACAGCATGGCCGCTCCTAAATTTTCGGAACTTTTTCACGGCAACCGCATGGAAGAATTATTCTACGTAGCCAAAAAATCCTCACAGTTGATTTTCTGGGTCACCACACCGATCCTGGTTGGCCTGCTCGCATGCGGATATCCTCTCATAACATTGGTTTATGGAACCGAATTCGCATCCGCCTATGGTGCCATGATTTTTTTGATCATTGGTCAGTTTGTTCATTCCATCTCCGGGTCCACTGGGTATTTCATGAACATGACAGGCAACCATCTTGCTTTACGGAATATTATGCTGGGGGCTGTCATTCTGACCATCACTCTTAACGCCGTTCTCATCCGTCCGTTTGGCATTATTGGCGCAGCCATCTCAGCGATGATCAGCATAATTTACTGGAATACCGCAACGTTACTATATATTAAAAAAAAATTTGGCAAGAGCATCGGCTATCTCCCTTTCCTGATTCGGTAA